TGGGACAACCTTCTATATGAACTTTCCCCACATAAAACCATCCATTATGATCGTCGATGATGATGAATCAATGAGAGACCTATTGAAGGGGAGGCTTGAAAAAATGGATGTCTCTTTTATTGAAGCGGGAAATGGTGAAGAAGCTATTCAATGTCTGGAAAGGGCACTGCCGCATCTCATCTTTATTGATACGCATATGCCGGGAATGAGCGGTCTCGAGTTGCTGGAAAGATTAAGAAATATACCGGATACTGAAAAGACGCCGGTCATCGTCGTAAGCGTTGATAAATCAATGGAAGCGATGGACGGCTTTACTCAACTCGGAGCAGATGACTTTATTGAAAAGACTTTTGATAAGGACGAGTTGAGTAGCATCGTGAGTAGATTTATCTGTTAGTTTTTTTATTTCTTTCCCACCTTGCCCCAGCTATCGCGAAGGGGAACGATACGGTTAAAAACGGGCCTCTTCTCACTCCCATCTACGTCAGCACAAAAGTATCCCTGCCGTTCAAACTGGTAGCGGCTGCCTGGTGCAGCATTGGCAAGAGAAGGCTCTACCCTGCAATTATTCAGTTTTATAAGTGACCCGGCATTAAGGTCTTCCCTGAAATCTGCTCCTCCCTTTCCTCCACCGGGATTTTCCGAAAGAAAAAGCTTGTCATAGAGACGGACTTTCGCCTCGACAGAGTGCTCTGATGATACCCAGTGGATAGTCCCCTTTACCTTGCGTCCGTCAGGTGACGAGCCGCCACGTGATTCAGGGTCATAGCTGCATCTTAGTTCGATAACTTCACCAGTTTTGTCGTCTTTTATGATTTCATTGCAGGTAATAAAGTAGGCTGATCTCAGCCTCACTTCCCTCCCGGGCCCAAGGCGGAAAAACTTTTTTGGAGGTTCTTCCATAAAGTCATCCCTTTCAATATAGATCACCTTTGAAAAGGGCACTTTCCTTTTTCCCATATCGGGGTTTGCCGGATGGATGGGAACATCCATCTCTTCAACCTGTCCATGGGGATAGTTCTCAATGATCACTTTTAGCGGATTCAAAACAGCCATGGCTCTTGGGGCAAATTCGTTCAGATTTTCCCTGACACAATGTTCGAGCATGGCCACATCAACCATACTGTTTGCCTTTGCCACACCGATCCTGTCACAAAAATCACGGATGGCTTCCGGTGGAAATCCCCGTCTTCTAAGTCCTGCCAGTGTAGGCATACGTGGATCATCCCATCCCGAAACATGGCCCTCTTCCACCAGCGTAAGTAGCTTTCTTTTGCTCATCAGGGTGTAACTCAGGTTAAGCCTTGCAAATTCTATCTGTTGCGGATGGCAATCGACTTCAAGCGCATCGAGTATCCAGTCATAGAGGGGACGATGGTCTTCAAACTCGAGAGTACAGATAGAATGGGTAATTCCCTCGATGGAGTCTTCAATGCAGTGGGCAAAGTCATACATAGGATAAATGCACCACTTATCACCTGTCTTGTGATGAGATTCATGCTGTATGCGGTAAAGAACGGGATCGCGCATATTGAGATTGGGCGAGGCCATGTCAATTTTAGCTCTCAATACATGGGCGCCGTTTTCATATTCTCCCTTTCGCATCTTTTCAAAAAGGTCGAGATTTTCCTCGACTGAACGGTTTCGGTAAGGGCTTTCAGTCCCCGCTTCGGTCAGTGTGCCGCGGCCTTCCCTCATTTCATCAGCATTGAGTGAGCAGACATAGGCTTTCCCTTTTTTAATCAGTTCTACGCCATAGTCATACATCTGCTCAAAGTAGCCTGAGGCATAAAAGAGGTTTTTACCCCAGTCAAAACCGAGCCACTTTACGTCTTCAATGATGGCATTAACGTATTCTTCCTCTTCCTTCGAAGGATTGGTATCGTCAAAGCGTAAATGGCAAGTGCCGTCATATCTCCCGGCAAGCCCGAAATTGAGGCATATCGATTTAGCATGGCCTATGTGAAGATATCCATTCGGCTCCGGTGGAAAGCGGGTAATAACCTTACCACCCTTTTCCCCCTGCTTAAGGTCTTCTTCGATGATATTTCTGATAAAGTTAGAAGGCCCTGTTTCGGTAGCGCCCTCTTGAGTCTTGTCGTTCACTAGTGCTTCTCCTGCTGTCGTTGTTGATGGCGAATGATAACATATGGCGGAAAAGGAGGCTATTTAAAAAAGATGGGAATAGAACACGGGTGACGCAGATAATAGGGATTGATAAGGATTTTAAAAAATATTAACCCGCAACTTGTAACCTGCATCCGGCAACTATCTTTAACTCCCTGTAAAAATGTTGATGGGCACACCTTTTAATTAGGATTGCAATACTAATTAAAAGGTGGTAATTTAGTATTGCAATCCATTATAGGAGGTGAGAAGCAATGCTTGACGAACTTTTCAGGCTCAGCAGGAATTTTATCAAGATAAGCAACAGGGAATATGAGAGATACTTCCTGAAAACAAGTCCCCTTGAGAACCGTTTTTCAATTATTGTAGGTCAGCGGGGTGTCGGTAAGACAACGGCCATTATTCAGTATCTTCTTTCATCCTATAGCGACATAAACACGAAAAAAGCCATATATATTCAAGCAGACCACTTTCTCACAAGAAAGTACGCCCTTTATGAAATAGCGGAACAGTTTTATCGTCTGGGTGGAGAGTTAATTTGCCTCGATGAAATACATAAATACCCTGACTGGTCTCTTGAGTTAAAAAGCATCCATGATACATTTTCCGGTCTCAAAATTATCGCTTCAGGGAGCTCTGCGCTGGAAGTCCACAAAGGGACACACGATCTGAGCAGAAGGGCCGTTGTCTATCGCATGTTCGGTATGTCCTTCAGGGAGTATATAGAACTGACACTCGGCATCGAGCTTGGCTGCTGCAACCTTGAAAAGATAGTTATAGAGCATGAGCAGATAGCAAATAAAATTATTACCACCATAGAGGAAAGGGGCTCCAGAATTCTCGCCCTTTTCAGTGATTATCTTAGTCATGGTTATTATCCCTATTTTTCCGAATATAGAGACGTAAAACTATTTCACATCACTCTCGAGCAGAATGTACACACAACGCTGGAGTCGGATTTGATCGCTATTTATCCGGCCCTGACCGGCAACAGCATAAAAAAGATAAAACAACTTGTTTCAGTCATCGCCTCATCAGTTCCCTTTACGCCTGATCTTCGAAAGCTCAAAACCACACTCCATATCGGTGATGAAAGAACACTGAAAACCTACCTTAAGTACCTTGAAGATGCGGGAATCATTCTTACTCTCTCAAAAGGGAGCAGAAGCCTTGGGGGAATGGAAAAACCTGAAAAAATATACCTCAACAATCCCAACCTGATTTATGCCCTCACAGAAAGTCTGCAACCCGAGGTAGGGAGCATAAGGGAAACCTTCTTCCTTAACATGGTAAAGACAACAAACCGGATATCGATTCCCCCCAAAGGAGATTTTCTTGTAAAGGGAAAACTCCTTTTTGAAGTGGGAGGCAAAAACAAAAGTTTCTCTCAAATAAAAAATATCGATCATTCATATCTTGCCCTTGATAATATGGAAACCGGTTTCGGAAACAAAATCCCTCTCTGGCTTTTTGGCTTTCTTTATTAATAAGAGGAAGAAATGTGAGACAGTTGTCATTTCGAAGGGTTGTGAGGAATCTTAAAATTTTTGACAGCGTCTGCATAATTAACTGAATTTAAACATGCAATCGGCAACCACCTTCCTTTTTGTTTACAAACTCCCTTGCTTAATGTATAAAAAATAAAACAAAAGCATGGGGGACTGTAAATGAGGGATGCAAAGAGATTGAAAGAAAGGAAAAGCCCGGACCGGTAATGGTTAAGGGCTTTTTTTGATCTGAAAGGAATTGATATAGATGATAGTAAGTCTTCCTGTAGAGGTTATAGAGAAAAAGATACTGTTGATCAGGGGGCAGAAAGTGATGCTCGATCGTGATCTGGCAGAATTATATGGAGTAGAAACCAGAGTTTTGAATCAGGCTGTGAGGAGGAATATAAAACGTTTCCCGGAAGATTTTATGTTTTTTCTTTCGCGTGAAGAGATCATGAACTTATCACAAACTGTGATAAGTTCTAAAATTAAACATGCTCCCAATGTAAATGTTTTTACTGAACAGGGTGTAGCCATGTTATCCAGTGTTTTAAGAAGTGACAGAGCCATTGAGGTTAATATTGCAATCATGAGAGCTTTTGTAAAGCTGAGGGAAATGCTGGCCTCAAACAAGGAGTTGTCAAAAAAGCTTGAGGAAATGGAAAAGAAATATGATGAACAGTTCAAGGTTGTTTTCGATACTATCAGGGCTTTAATGGCATCCTCTGATAAACCTAAAAGGGAGATTGGATTTAAAGGGTGAATGTCAGGTTCCGGGCCAGGGGCTTGCCCTTAATGTTGTTATTCCCGCATTGTTTAAGCGGGAATCCAGGTCAAAAGCTAATTTTAGACAGGATTTACAGGATTAACGGGATAAAAAAATAAAAAAAATTGACACTGATTTTCACTGATTGAATATGATTTTAAGAGAGATATCAAATAAAGATTCATCTATGATAATCATATCTTATCTGTGCTCATCTGTGTCGGAAGAGAATTTTAAGGTTTTAAAACCTGCAACTCGCAACCTGTAACCTGCAACATTCTTTTAAAAAAAGCCTTGTAGCGTGCGTCATGCGCACGAAAAGCACAAGATCGAAAGATTATTTTTGACAGGATTAACAGGATTGACTGGATTAAGAGCAAAATTTTTTTGACACGGATTTACACTGATTTATTATGATTTTTCAAAGGTTTATATAAAATAAAGGTTTATCAGTGATAATCATATCTTATCTGTGTTCATCTGTGTCGAAAGAGAATTTTAAGGTTTTAAAACCTGTAACTCGCAACCTGTAACCTGCAACATTCTTTTAAAAAGGGGGAATAAAATGAAACTGCTAATCGCCGAAGACCATACAGCTCTTCAAAAAACAATGGAAATGATGATGAAAGCCTGGGGCTTTGACTTCGACCTGGCGGCCAACGGGCAGGAGGCCGTCAATGAGGCAAAAAGAAACAAAGGCTTATATGACCTTTGCATTATGGATGTAGAGATGCCTATAATGGATGGCTGTGAGGCGACACGCATCATGCGGCGCGACTTAAGCTACTTCCCCATCATGGCCTATTCAGGAAATCACAACTACCGTGAAGAATGCTTTCAATCCGGCGCCGATGATTTTGTAGAAAAACCCTGTTCTCCCCACGAGCTTTTAGCTAAAATACGGGAACTGGCCGTAAAGACTTATCAATTTATATTTAATGGAAAAGATTTAATTTTAAAAAAGGAGATGCCGATGGATCAGCAGCATGCAAAGGAATTAAGGGAACTTGCAAAAAAAGACTTGTGCAAGGTGACTTTTAAAGGGGCTGACTTTACTGTAACTGTTCATAAAAATGTGCCCAATAAAATTGCTCATGATTTTATTGAGAAAAAAATAGAGGTTTCTGTGTTTCTCGATAGAAATGAGGACTTACCCGGTGAATGCCATCTCTATAAGTCAAGCAATATGACGCCCATTGTTCATTTTGATGAAGATATGTATAAAGAAAAGTTATTGAAAGAAGATGAAGATATTGAACAGTACAGAACGATGGCCTTGAAGAAAGAAGAGAAGTAGAAAGTCGGATAATACTCGAAAAAGAGTGTTATCGGGAAACTATATAATAACTTAGCGGTATAAAATTACCAACCTATATCATATGCACATTATGAAAGAACTGAAATATATTATAGAGCTTCTATATAGCCATTTTTTGCTTCGTGATTTAGCGGGCAAAGTCGTGCCTGGAGCAGTTATTCTATTCACAACCGTTATAACCTTAGATTGTTTCAGCTATATTGATTTATTCAAATCAAAGCTTCAATTCGTCGTTTGGATACTTCTACTCACTTTTTCCTGGATCATCGGATTGGCTGCACAAGCCATTGGGAGCCATATAAGGATAGTTCGTTATTCTGTGAAGTATTCGCCAACCTGCGAGTTTCACGAAGTGTTGCGAAAATTTCGGAATTCCAAGAAAGATGATAAAGATGATCAGCGTTTAGAGCGATTTATGGCAATCGGAGAAGCCTATGGAAATGGTGCAGCGGCAACTATAGTAGCATATTTACTATGGCTAGTATTATTCTATGTGATAAATAAAGATAAATGGATGTTATTTAATCTGGGCAATAATTATAACTATTATTTCCCAGAAAACATTTTAGTAATAACAATTATCGCTATAGTTAGTTTTATCTCGCTGTTACTAGGGCATAGAGAGACTATTGACCACCAAGATGAATTTATATCTACAGTTATAAATGAAGATAACTCTGAAAAAGCAGATAATAACTCACTTGAGAGGGATGCTTAAAAGCTAGCGCTTTTTCGCACCCTCAGTTTTGCGTTATAATTTTAGAGACAAAAACGAGCCAAACATTTAAAATTGACGAACTATGATTAAATTTGAAAGAGACAAACATGTATACCATTCCGATGAATTCGAAGAATTAGTA
The nucleotide sequence above comes from Deltaproteobacteria bacterium. Encoded proteins:
- a CDS encoding glutamine--tRNA ligase/YqeY domain fusion protein yields the protein MNDKTQEGATETGPSNFIRNIIEEDLKQGEKGGKVITRFPPEPNGYLHIGHAKSICLNFGLAGRYDGTCHLRFDDTNPSKEEEEYVNAIIEDVKWLGFDWGKNLFYASGYFEQMYDYGVELIKKGKAYVCSLNADEMREGRGTLTEAGTESPYRNRSVEENLDLFEKMRKGEYENGAHVLRAKIDMASPNLNMRDPVLYRIQHESHHKTGDKWCIYPMYDFAHCIEDSIEGITHSICTLEFEDHRPLYDWILDALEVDCHPQQIEFARLNLSYTLMSKRKLLTLVEEGHVSGWDDPRMPTLAGLRRRGFPPEAIRDFCDRIGVAKANSMVDVAMLEHCVRENLNEFAPRAMAVLNPLKVIIENYPHGQVEEMDVPIHPANPDMGKRKVPFSKVIYIERDDFMEEPPKKFFRLGPGREVRLRSAYFITCNEIIKDDKTGEVIELRCSYDPESRGGSSPDGRKVKGTIHWVSSEHSVEAKVRLYDKLFLSENPGGGKGGADFREDLNAGSLIKLNNCRVEPSLANAAPGSRYQFERQGYFCADVDGSEKRPVFNRIVPLRDSWGKVGKK
- a CDS encoding ORF6N domain-containing protein, whose translation is MIVSLPVEVIEKKILLIRGQKVMLDRDLAELYGVETRVLNQAVRRNIKRFPEDFMFFLSREEIMNLSQTVISSKIKHAPNVNVFTEQGVAMLSSVLRSDRAIEVNIAIMRAFVKLREMLASNKELSKKLEEMEKKYDEQFKVVFDTIRALMASSDKPKREIGFKG
- a CDS encoding response regulator, whose protein sequence is MKLLIAEDHTALQKTMEMMMKAWGFDFDLAANGQEAVNEAKRNKGLYDLCIMDVEMPIMDGCEATRIMRRDLSYFPIMAYSGNHNYREECFQSGADDFVEKPCSPHELLAKIRELAVKTYQFIFNGKDLILKKEMPMDQQHAKELRELAKKDLCKVTFKGADFTVTVHKNVPNKIAHDFIEKKIEVSVFLDRNEDLPGECHLYKSSNMTPIVHFDEDMYKEKLLKEDEDIEQYRTMALKKEEK
- a CDS encoding AAA family ATPase, which translates into the protein MLDELFRLSRNFIKISNREYERYFLKTSPLENRFSIIVGQRGVGKTTAIIQYLLSSYSDINTKKAIYIQADHFLTRKYALYEIAEQFYRLGGELICLDEIHKYPDWSLELKSIHDTFSGLKIIASGSSALEVHKGTHDLSRRAVVYRMFGMSFREYIELTLGIELGCCNLEKIVIEHEQIANKIITTIEERGSRILALFSDYLSHGYYPYFSEYRDVKLFHITLEQNVHTTLESDLIAIYPALTGNSIKKIKQLVSVIASSVPFTPDLRKLKTTLHIGDERTLKTYLKYLEDAGIILTLSKGSRSLGGMEKPEKIYLNNPNLIYALTESLQPEVGSIRETFFLNMVKTTNRISIPPKGDFLVKGKLLFEVGGKNKSFSQIKNIDHSYLALDNMETGFGNKIPLWLFGFLY